A region of Polyangiaceae bacterium DNA encodes the following proteins:
- a CDS encoding MYXO-CTERM sorting domain-containing protein: protein MPGTTPTSPGAFALVALALAGLFRRRR, encoded by the coding sequence GTGCCGGGCACGACGCCGACCTCGCCCGGCGCGTTCGCGCTGGTCGCGCTCGCGTTGGCGGGTCTCTTCCGCCGGCGGCGCTGA
- a CDS encoding alpha-amylase, translating to MKKLHATLGLCLSLFGCGDDSEPEPAAFPEKDWPAEAASLLDGDDWYRHAVFYEIYVRSFQDSDGDGIGDIKGLTSRLDYLKELGVDAIWLMPIMPTAFKDSGYDVSNYQDVNPEYGTLADFEALLAAAHERKMRVIMDLVLNHTSDQHAWFTESRSSKTNPKADWYVWSDTPSDPNIGCGTASAVFGSSAWQLDSTRGQYYYHRFYPEQPDLNYRNPEVVDATLDVARFWLAKGVDGFRCDVIGLLYESAKECDLIPETRDYVKKLRKVVDEYPGRVIVAEPSNLTDATGYLGNGSDMFHMAFHFGFGYFWTFPFGSQNATAIVDTFQKSLNGFPPGAQDGLVIGSHDVPRAFSAAQGDDTRHQRAALIQLTAKGTPFIYYGEELALRPGSQQVVDLRDAARTPMLWDGSPGHGFTTGKPWIAFGAEADSFNLEVEKDAPDSMYAFYRSLLELRRGRAVWGTGEMEVLDTGTNSVFALYRHDDFMAYVAGVNMSEEDQVAELARPGLGQRAERVAGQGKLALGAGGGKLSLPAKSAAIFRVK from the coding sequence GTGAAGAAGCTCCACGCGACCCTGGGTTTGTGCCTGTCCCTGTTCGGCTGCGGCGACGACTCCGAGCCGGAGCCCGCTGCTTTCCCCGAGAAGGACTGGCCCGCCGAGGCGGCCAGCTTGCTCGACGGCGACGACTGGTACCGGCACGCCGTCTTCTACGAGATCTACGTGCGCTCGTTCCAGGACTCGGACGGTGACGGCATCGGCGACATCAAAGGCCTCACCTCGCGCCTGGACTACCTGAAGGAGCTCGGTGTGGACGCGATCTGGCTCATGCCGATCATGCCCACGGCGTTCAAGGACTCCGGCTACGACGTCTCGAACTACCAGGACGTGAACCCCGAGTACGGCACCCTCGCGGACTTCGAGGCGCTGCTCGCCGCCGCGCACGAGCGAAAGATGCGCGTGATCATGGACCTGGTCTTGAACCACACCAGCGACCAACACGCCTGGTTCACCGAGTCGCGCAGCAGCAAGACGAACCCCAAGGCGGACTGGTACGTCTGGTCGGACACGCCGAGCGATCCGAACATCGGCTGCGGCACGGCGTCCGCGGTGTTCGGCAGCTCCGCCTGGCAGCTCGACTCGACCCGAGGCCAGTACTACTACCACCGCTTCTATCCCGAGCAGCCGGATCTGAACTACCGGAACCCGGAGGTGGTGGACGCCACCCTCGACGTGGCGCGCTTCTGGCTCGCCAAGGGCGTGGACGGCTTCCGCTGCGACGTCATCGGCCTGCTCTACGAGTCGGCGAAGGAGTGCGATCTCATCCCCGAGACGCGGGACTACGTGAAGAAGCTCCGCAAGGTCGTGGACGAGTATCCAGGTCGAGTGATCGTGGCGGAGCCGTCGAACCTCACGGACGCCACCGGTTACCTCGGCAACGGCAGCGACATGTTCCACATGGCCTTCCATTTCGGCTTCGGCTACTTCTGGACCTTCCCGTTCGGCAGCCAGAACGCCACCGCCATCGTGGACACGTTCCAGAAGTCGCTCAACGGCTTCCCGCCCGGCGCGCAGGACGGCCTGGTCATCGGCTCTCACGACGTACCCCGGGCCTTCAGCGCCGCCCAGGGCGACGACACGCGACACCAGCGCGCGGCGCTGATTCAGCTCACCGCGAAGGGCACACCCTTCATCTACTATGGCGAGGAGCTGGCGCTGCGCCCGGGCAGCCAGCAGGTCGTCGATCTGCGGGACGCCGCGCGCACGCCGATGCTGTGGGACGGCAGCCCCGGGCACGGCTTCACTACCGGCAAGCCCTGGATCGCCTTCGGTGCGGAGGCGGACAGCTTCAACCTGGAGGTCGAGAAGGACGCTCCGGACTCGATGTACGCGTTCTACCGCTCGCTGCTCGAGCTCCGGCGCGGCCGCGCCGTCTGGGGCACCGGCGAGATGGAGGTCCTGGACACCGGGACCAACTCGGTGTTCGCGCTCTATCGCCACGACGACTTCATGGCCTACGTCGCCGGCGTGAACATGAGCGAGGAGGATCAAGTCGCCGAGCTCGCGCGCCCCGGCCTGGGCCAGCGCGCCGAGCGCGTCGCCGGTCAGGGCAAGCTCGCGCTCGGCGCGGGCGGCGGCAAGCTCTCGCTGCCCGCGAAGAGCGCGGCGATCTTCCGCGTAAAGTAG
- a CDS encoding mucoidy inhibitor MuiA family protein produces MAWLCLGTWLWVATGCAQQAPSAKPPATPSGPGSVDPSVPQASLVFPDDDPNAVPVSSTIRKVTVYSDRALVSREAAVKVTAAPTVYAFKHLPGWVDDGSVRAAISAGRIVDVRVGRSYLAKATERSYRKAESDARALADRLLALDDELAVLEAQSKQVEDIKAFSLAKLSKDVTGGDARPAAQVEPTGSVGVGTYAAVVEYIGKKLREIAKGRRAVQAERAKLAPAVEASKRRLEELRGLTQLEETNVFVTVQGTASSAGQLQLSYMLPGATWEASHELRTGGAEPTSVELTSFAVVTQASGEDWDDAELTFSTQSSSAAVRIPELEALTLGESHARTQSIERHSASFRRAEAAFKGQNRLWNKRVQSAERSSTFEESYQTNFEYLQVVQAKTVQIFQSLQQRGTTTQFKAMSATKVRADGRSVRVPLGRASLKAQKSLVAAPEQSLNAAQTLELLNDSGQSLLPGNVALYQGGAFLGMTNLDFVADGEQFAVFLSVADQLKLSRVLDKRRSALVRKQRTQMQLAFVVTVENLSSKVMSLKLADRIPVSEDRDVVVSGVKIAPEVKPDSKGILRWPLTLQPKEKRKFEIQYQIEYPPTLVLEAKRREAAEASPAAARPGSPALPSPRKAYDIRQDIEQLEKAF; encoded by the coding sequence TTGGCTTGGCTCTGCCTCGGGACATGGCTGTGGGTCGCGACCGGGTGCGCTCAGCAGGCTCCATCCGCGAAGCCCCCCGCTACGCCGAGCGGCCCAGGCAGCGTCGACCCATCCGTCCCCCAGGCGAGCCTGGTGTTTCCGGACGACGACCCCAACGCCGTGCCCGTCTCGTCCACGATCCGGAAGGTGACGGTCTACTCGGATCGAGCGCTCGTGTCCCGGGAGGCGGCGGTCAAGGTCACGGCGGCACCGACCGTGTACGCCTTCAAGCACCTCCCCGGTTGGGTGGACGACGGCTCCGTGCGCGCCGCGATCTCCGCCGGACGCATCGTGGACGTGCGCGTCGGCAGGAGCTACCTGGCCAAGGCCACCGAGCGAAGCTATCGCAAGGCCGAGTCCGATGCCCGGGCCTTGGCCGACCGGCTGCTCGCGCTCGACGACGAGCTCGCGGTGCTCGAGGCCCAGTCCAAGCAGGTCGAGGACATCAAGGCGTTCTCGCTCGCCAAGCTGAGCAAGGACGTGACCGGCGGCGATGCCAGGCCTGCAGCTCAGGTCGAGCCGACCGGCAGCGTCGGAGTCGGGACCTACGCGGCCGTGGTGGAGTACATCGGCAAGAAGCTGCGCGAGATCGCCAAGGGGCGACGCGCGGTCCAAGCCGAACGAGCCAAGCTCGCTCCCGCCGTCGAGGCCAGCAAGCGTCGCCTGGAAGAGCTCCGCGGCCTGACCCAGCTCGAGGAGACGAACGTCTTCGTCACCGTGCAGGGCACGGCCTCGAGCGCTGGCCAGCTCCAGCTCAGCTACATGCTCCCCGGGGCGACCTGGGAGGCCTCCCACGAGCTTCGCACCGGCGGCGCTGAGCCGACGTCGGTCGAGCTCACCTCGTTCGCCGTCGTCACCCAGGCCAGCGGCGAGGACTGGGACGACGCGGAGCTCACCTTCTCCACGCAGTCGTCCAGCGCCGCGGTCCGCATCCCCGAGCTCGAGGCGCTGACCCTGGGTGAGAGCCACGCGAGGACCCAGAGCATCGAGCGCCACTCGGCGTCCTTCAGGCGCGCCGAGGCCGCGTTCAAGGGCCAGAATCGTCTTTGGAACAAGCGAGTCCAGAGCGCCGAACGGAGCAGCACGTTCGAGGAGAGCTATCAGACGAACTTCGAGTACCTCCAGGTGGTGCAGGCCAAGACGGTGCAGATCTTCCAGAGCTTGCAGCAGCGCGGGACGACGACGCAGTTCAAGGCGATGAGCGCGACCAAGGTGCGCGCGGACGGCCGCTCGGTGCGGGTCCCGCTCGGTCGCGCGAGCCTGAAGGCCCAGAAGTCCTTGGTGGCCGCGCCGGAGCAGTCCCTGAACGCGGCTCAGACCCTCGAGCTCCTCAACGACAGCGGCCAGTCGCTCCTGCCGGGAAACGTGGCCCTCTACCAGGGAGGCGCGTTTCTGGGCATGACCAACCTCGACTTCGTCGCGGACGGCGAGCAGTTCGCCGTGTTCCTGAGCGTGGCGGACCAGCTCAAGCTCTCCCGGGTCCTGGACAAGCGGCGCAGCGCGCTGGTCCGCAAGCAGCGCACTCAGATGCAGCTGGCCTTCGTCGTCACGGTCGAGAACCTGTCCTCCAAGGTCATGTCGCTGAAGCTCGCCGATCGCATCCCGGTGTCCGAGGACCGGGACGTCGTGGTCAGCGGAGTCAAGATCGCGCCCGAGGTGAAGCCCGACTCCAAGGGCATCCTGCGCTGGCCGCTGACCTTGCAGCCGAAGGAGAAGCGCAAGTTCGAGATCCAGTACCAGATCGAGTACCCGCCGACGCTGGTGCTGGAGGCGAAGCGCAGGGAAGCCGCCGAAGCGAGCCCCGCTGCGGCGCGTCCCGGCAGTCCGGCGCTCCCATCTCCGCGCAAGGCCTACGACATCAGGCAGGACATCGAGCAGCTCGAGAAGGCGTTCTAG
- a CDS encoding Ig-like domain-containing protein → MKRSPAPLVMLLALAAAACPSTTPPVAPVKKADPPPAAVEEKVVWSISKSGLGFRLTDADPERPARAKSAPATPLTAADAQRVLSKLPPFKAAAQAKSFALREKSMPAPRPGETIKTAFPPAAGPPPATPTPKGPVGVTRFQPEGEVSMAPSLSVTFSEPMVELTSHADLAQKGVPVRLTPEPPGSWRWVGTQTLIFEPKEERLPMATEYQVEIPAGTRSANGQSFAQGKSWRFATPPLRVESFMPRQWDGPTDLEPLLYATFDQRIDTNAVLGAFVLRAGQRTFPVRLAGEEEIEKSRPARAARERAKKDRFIAIKPVSPLPKNTSFEAAFKAGTPSAEGKRLTTSDQSFSFRTYGPLVAESLTCGWDDHCPPLTPWYLRFSNPLDEKTFDKNLISVTPPLPEKRVELSGSSLVIRGRSKGRTKYKVTVGPELGDTFGQKLDKPATLEIQVDSAEPFLFPEQEEMLVLDPAFGPKIGVFSINRPRLKVRLYAVEPADFARYQKWRRDWDWEGKLGEPPGRLISNRAVDVKGAADELTETSIDLGPALSGGVGQVLAIVEPPTHPPPDRWGYRSRQWVRVWLQVTKIGLTAFTDSTEGHVFATSLADGAPLAGIDVAVEPRGDRQKTGSDGLVKLALASSGERLVARRDKDLVWLGSGNFVAHPLDDRIRWFVFDDRKLYKPGERVNAKGFVRLSGAGKSGDLTRLPRGAAERVSFIAYEPRGNEIARSTVPVDSDGGFHFAFDIPKAANLGSARVALELEGGRSFDGDRHSHYFDVQEFRKPEFEVTAQTTEGPHFVGKHAVATVAATYFAGGGLPDAEVEWAVSAADASFVPPNRSGYHFGKPNRWSWWSRDDKDRSAREEWKGKTDASGQHRMRVDFDGLDPAYPRQLDLQATVTDVNRQAWTARAKMLVHPASVTVGLREESTVLAAGKSMNLDVVVTDLDGNAVAGRPVSVKLERVVTRWRGSTSEEEVGPAETCSVTSTAESARCSLATRAGGLHRVTASVTDVHGRPSHTQLELWVLGEDPPENPMLRQAKVQLVPGKREYSPSDTAELLVVAPFAPAEGVLTVRREGVVKIERVRLDKRSSTLKIPLSDRWLPNVTVELDLVGATLRENERGELDESLPKRPAFASGAASLKIPPKDRSLSIRITPERKELAPGGKTRVAFQVSDSSGQPVGGASLAMVAVDESVLALAGYDLPDPMEVFYPTRHAGVSDYETRLKVALMKPDTARFSLQARPKAKNGGGKLRAGEVMGSGMGYGSGGGRLGGSHRVAAKPMAMNPYSTSAPAPPPAPPAKAEKKADSKDAKGKEAPDQPIAMRSDFSALAAFLPKLVTDARGRTEASIKLPDNLTRYRIMAVVASGENRFGSAEGAVTARLPLMVRPSAPRFLNFGDRFSLPVVLQNQTASPLSVDVVARADNLKLAEPRALRVSVPANDRVEVRFPAAAMSAGTARLQVGAVSPAGNDASELELPVWTPATTEAFATYGQLDQGAVAQPVKMPSKVFKEFGNLEITTSSTALQGLTDALLYIVRYPFECNEQISTRIMTIAALRDVLTAFDAKGLPPPKVLNATVGADIEKLKSRQNWSGGWDWWRRDREPVPYVSVHVTHALIRAEKAGYPVPRELRDSALRFLASIRSRFPHWYPPEARRVLEAYALAVRFLAKQGDPARARALIAEAGGVEKLPLDALGWLLPTLSKDTASAKEVEAIRRHLDNRTTETAGKAHFVTSFDESAEHVLLASSRKSDAILLDAFIEDRPDSDLIPKVVAGLLAHKKRGRWLSTQENVFVLLALHRYFTTYEKVTPNFTARSWLGTRLASEHRFQGRSNDRQHVDIPLAMLAELPQPSTLTLGKEGDGRLYYRIGMQYAPEDLRPPPAEHGFSVSRLYEGAEKPGDVRRDKDGTWRVKAGSLVRVRLAMVAPARRYHVALVDPLPAGLEPLNPALATTGSIPVDPQAEEKKSKTPWWWSRAWYEHQNMRDERVEAFASLVWAGVYDYTYVARATTPGEFVVPPPKVEEMYDPETFARGAGDRLIVE, encoded by the coding sequence ATGAAACGATCACCCGCGCCGCTGGTCATGCTCCTGGCGCTCGCCGCCGCCGCCTGCCCCAGCACCACCCCGCCCGTCGCGCCAGTCAAGAAGGCGGATCCCCCGCCCGCCGCGGTCGAAGAGAAGGTGGTGTGGAGCATCTCCAAGTCGGGTTTGGGCTTCCGCCTGACCGACGCCGATCCGGAGCGCCCTGCCCGCGCTAAGAGCGCACCCGCCACGCCGCTCACCGCGGCGGACGCCCAGCGCGTGCTGTCGAAGCTGCCGCCGTTCAAGGCCGCCGCCCAGGCCAAGAGCTTCGCGCTGCGCGAGAAGTCGATGCCGGCGCCGCGCCCCGGCGAGACCATCAAAACCGCGTTCCCACCAGCGGCGGGGCCGCCGCCCGCCACGCCGACGCCGAAGGGACCGGTCGGTGTCACCCGCTTCCAGCCCGAGGGGGAGGTGAGCATGGCGCCGAGCCTGAGCGTCACCTTCTCGGAGCCGATGGTCGAGCTCACCTCGCACGCCGACCTCGCCCAGAAGGGCGTTCCGGTGCGCCTCACGCCGGAGCCGCCCGGGAGCTGGCGCTGGGTCGGCACCCAGACCCTGATCTTCGAGCCCAAGGAGGAGCGCCTGCCGATGGCCACCGAGTACCAGGTGGAGATCCCGGCGGGCACGCGCTCGGCGAACGGGCAGAGCTTCGCCCAGGGCAAGAGCTGGCGCTTCGCGACGCCGCCACTGCGCGTGGAGAGCTTCATGCCCAGGCAATGGGACGGGCCGACGGATCTCGAGCCGCTGCTCTACGCGACCTTCGACCAGCGTATCGACACGAACGCAGTGCTCGGCGCCTTCGTGCTGCGCGCGGGCCAGCGCACCTTCCCGGTGCGGCTCGCGGGTGAAGAAGAGATCGAGAAGTCGCGGCCGGCACGCGCAGCCCGGGAACGAGCGAAGAAGGACCGCTTCATCGCCATCAAGCCGGTGAGCCCGCTGCCCAAGAACACCTCGTTCGAGGCGGCGTTCAAGGCCGGGACGCCCAGCGCGGAAGGCAAGCGGCTCACCACTTCGGACCAGAGCTTCTCCTTCCGCACCTACGGACCGCTCGTGGCCGAGAGCCTGACCTGCGGCTGGGACGATCACTGTCCGCCGCTCACCCCTTGGTACCTGCGATTCTCGAACCCGCTGGACGAGAAGACCTTCGACAAGAACCTGATCAGCGTGACCCCGCCGCTGCCGGAGAAACGCGTCGAGCTCTCGGGCTCGAGCCTGGTCATCCGCGGGCGCAGCAAGGGTCGCACCAAGTACAAGGTCACGGTCGGGCCGGAGCTCGGCGACACCTTCGGGCAAAAGCTGGACAAACCCGCGACGCTCGAGATCCAGGTGGACTCGGCGGAGCCGTTCCTGTTCCCGGAGCAGGAAGAGATGCTGGTGCTCGATCCGGCGTTCGGTCCCAAGATCGGCGTCTTCAGCATCAACCGCCCGCGCCTGAAGGTGCGCCTGTACGCGGTCGAGCCCGCCGACTTCGCGCGCTACCAGAAGTGGCGGCGGGACTGGGACTGGGAGGGCAAGCTGGGCGAGCCGCCGGGACGGCTGATCTCGAACCGCGCCGTGGACGTGAAGGGAGCCGCGGACGAGCTCACCGAGACCAGCATCGACCTGGGTCCCGCGCTGAGCGGCGGCGTGGGCCAAGTGCTGGCGATCGTCGAGCCGCCGACGCACCCGCCGCCGGACCGCTGGGGCTATCGCTCCCGGCAGTGGGTGCGGGTCTGGCTTCAGGTCACCAAGATCGGCCTCACCGCGTTCACCGACTCCACCGAGGGGCACGTCTTCGCCACGAGCCTCGCCGACGGCGCGCCACTCGCCGGCATCGACGTCGCGGTGGAGCCCCGCGGCGACCGGCAGAAGACCGGCAGCGACGGTCTGGTCAAGCTCGCGCTCGCGAGCTCCGGCGAGCGTCTGGTCGCCCGGCGCGACAAGGATCTGGTCTGGCTCGGCAGCGGCAACTTCGTCGCGCACCCGCTGGACGACCGCATCCGTTGGTTCGTGTTCGACGACCGCAAGCTCTACAAGCCCGGGGAGCGGGTCAACGCCAAGGGCTTCGTGCGGCTGTCCGGCGCGGGCAAGAGCGGTGACTTGACGCGGTTGCCTCGCGGCGCCGCCGAACGCGTCAGCTTCATCGCCTACGAGCCGCGCGGCAACGAGATCGCCCGCAGCACCGTGCCGGTGGACTCCGACGGCGGCTTCCACTTCGCGTTCGACATCCCCAAAGCCGCGAACCTGGGCAGCGCGCGGGTCGCGCTCGAGCTGGAGGGCGGCCGCTCCTTCGACGGCGATCGCCATTCGCACTACTTCGACGTCCAGGAGTTCCGGAAGCCCGAGTTCGAGGTCACCGCGCAGACGACGGAGGGGCCGCACTTCGTCGGCAAGCACGCCGTCGCCACGGTCGCGGCGACGTATTTCGCCGGCGGTGGGCTGCCGGACGCGGAGGTCGAGTGGGCCGTGAGCGCGGCGGACGCGAGCTTCGTGCCGCCGAACCGCTCGGGCTACCACTTCGGCAAGCCGAACCGCTGGTCCTGGTGGAGCCGCGACGACAAGGACCGAAGCGCGCGCGAGGAGTGGAAGGGCAAGACCGACGCCAGCGGCCAGCACCGCATGCGCGTGGACTTCGACGGCCTCGATCCTGCGTATCCGCGCCAGCTCGACCTTCAAGCCACGGTCACCGACGTGAACCGGCAGGCCTGGACTGCGCGCGCCAAGATGCTGGTCCATCCCGCCAGCGTCACCGTCGGCCTGCGGGAAGAGAGCACCGTGCTCGCCGCCGGCAAGAGCATGAACCTGGACGTGGTCGTGACGGACCTCGACGGCAACGCGGTGGCGGGCCGCCCCGTCAGCGTGAAGCTCGAGCGCGTGGTCACCCGCTGGCGCGGCTCCACCTCCGAGGAAGAGGTCGGTCCGGCGGAGACCTGCAGCGTGACCAGCACGGCGGAGTCGGCGCGCTGCAGCCTGGCGACGCGGGCCGGGGGGCTGCACCGGGTGACGGCGAGCGTGACGGACGTGCACGGCCGCCCCAGCCACACCCAGCTCGAGCTCTGGGTGCTCGGCGAAGATCCGCCGGAGAACCCGATGCTGCGCCAGGCGAAGGTGCAGCTCGTGCCCGGCAAGCGCGAGTACTCGCCGTCGGACACCGCGGAGCTGCTGGTGGTCGCGCCGTTCGCGCCGGCCGAGGGCGTGCTCACGGTGCGCCGCGAGGGCGTGGTGAAGATCGAGCGCGTGCGCTTGGACAAGCGCTCGAGCACGCTGAAGATCCCGCTCTCCGATCGCTGGCTGCCCAACGTGACGGTGGAGCTGGATCTGGTAGGCGCCACGCTGCGCGAGAACGAGCGCGGCGAGCTCGACGAGAGCTTGCCCAAGCGCCCGGCCTTCGCCTCGGGCGCCGCGTCCCTGAAGATCCCGCCCAAGGACCGCTCGCTGTCCATCCGAATCACGCCGGAGAGGAAGGAGCTCGCACCCGGCGGCAAGACGCGGGTCGCGTTCCAGGTGAGCGACTCGAGCGGGCAACCCGTGGGCGGCGCGTCCTTGGCCATGGTCGCGGTGGACGAGAGCGTCCTGGCGCTGGCCGGCTACGACCTGCCCGATCCGATGGAGGTGTTCTACCCGACGCGGCACGCGGGCGTCAGCGACTACGAGACGCGACTGAAGGTCGCGCTGATGAAGCCGGACACTGCCCGCTTCAGCTTGCAGGCGAGGCCGAAGGCCAAGAACGGCGGCGGGAAGCTGCGCGCGGGCGAGGTGATGGGCTCCGGCATGGGCTACGGGTCCGGCGGCGGACGCCTGGGCGGCTCGCACCGGGTGGCCGCGAAACCGATGGCGATGAACCCGTACTCGACGTCGGCGCCCGCCCCGCCGCCGGCGCCGCCCGCGAAGGCCGAGAAGAAGGCGGACAGCAAGGATGCGAAGGGCAAGGAAGCGCCGGACCAGCCCATCGCGATGCGCAGCGACTTCAGCGCGCTCGCCGCTTTCCTGCCGAAGCTCGTCACCGACGCCCGCGGTCGCACCGAGGCCAGCATCAAGCTCCCGGACAACCTGACGCGCTACCGCATCATGGCTGTGGTCGCCTCCGGCGAGAACCGCTTCGGCTCGGCCGAAGGCGCCGTCACCGCGCGCTTGCCGCTGATGGTGCGGCCTTCGGCGCCGCGCTTCCTGAACTTCGGCGACCGCTTCTCGCTGCCGGTGGTGCTGCAAAACCAGACCGCGAGCCCGCTCAGCGTGGACGTCGTCGCTCGCGCGGACAACCTGAAGCTCGCGGAGCCTCGCGCGCTCCGGGTCAGCGTCCCCGCCAACGACCGCGTGGAGGTGCGCTTCCCGGCGGCGGCGATGTCGGCCGGCACGGCGCGCTTGCAGGTGGGCGCGGTCTCCCCCGCCGGCAACGACGCCAGCGAGCTGGAGCTCCCGGTCTGGACGCCGGCGACCACCGAGGCCTTCGCGACCTACGGGCAGCTCGACCAAGGCGCCGTCGCGCAGCCCGTGAAGATGCCCTCCAAGGTCTTCAAGGAGTTCGGCAACCTGGAGATCACGACCTCGTCCACGGCGCTCCAGGGCCTGACCGACGCCCTGCTCTACATCGTGCGCTACCCGTTCGAGTGCAACGAGCAGATCTCGACGCGCATCATGACCATCGCGGCGCTGCGCGACGTACTCACGGCCTTCGACGCCAAGGGGCTGCCGCCACCGAAGGTTCTGAACGCGACCGTCGGCGCCGACATCGAGAAGCTCAAGAGCCGCCAGAACTGGAGCGGTGGCTGGGACTGGTGGCGGCGCGATCGCGAGCCGGTCCCTTACGTGAGCGTGCACGTGACCCACGCGCTGATCCGCGCGGAGAAGGCCGGGTATCCGGTGCCGCGGGAGCTCCGGGACTCGGCGCTGCGCTTCCTCGCCAGCATCAGGAGCCGCTTCCCGCACTGGTACCCGCCGGAGGCGCGCCGCGTGCTCGAGGCCTACGCGCTCGCCGTGCGCTTCCTGGCCAAGCAGGGGGATCCGGCGCGGGCCCGCGCGCTGATCGCCGAGGCCGGCGGCGTGGAGAAGCTCCCGCTCGACGCGCTGGGCTGGCTCTTGCCGACCTTGAGCAAGGACACCGCCAGCGCCAAGGAGGTCGAGGCGATCCGCCGCCACCTGGACAACCGCACCACCGAGACCGCGGGCAAGGCGCACTTCGTCACCAGCTTCGACGAGAGCGCGGAGCACGTGCTCCTGGCCTCGAGCCGCAAGAGCGACGCCATCCTGCTCGACGCCTTCATCGAGGACCGCCCCGACAGCGATCTGATCCCGAAGGTCGTGGCTGGGCTGCTCGCGCACAAGAAGCGCGGTCGCTGGCTCTCGACCCAGGAGAACGTGTTCGTGCTCCTGGCGCTGCACCGCTACTTCACCACCTACGAGAAGGTCACGCCCAACTTCACCGCCCGCTCGTGGCTTGGGACGCGCCTAGCCAGCGAGCACCGCTTCCAGGGCCGCAGCAACGATCGGCAGCACGTGGACATCCCGTTGGCGATGCTCGCGGAGCTGCCGCAGCCCTCGACGCTCACGCTGGGCAAGGAGGGTGACGGCCGCCTCTACTACCGCATCGGCATGCAATACGCGCCGGAGGATCTGCGGCCGCCGCCGGCGGAGCACGGCTTCTCGGTGAGCCGGCTGTACGAGGGCGCCGAGAAGCCCGGCGACGTGCGCCGCGACAAGGACGGCACCTGGCGCGTGAAGGCGGGCTCACTGGTGCGCGTGCGCCTGGCGATGGTGGCGCCGGCGCGGCGCTACCACGTCGCGTTGGTCGATCCGCTCCCGGCGGGCCTCGAGCCGCTGAACCCCGCCCTGGCCACCACCGGCTCGATTCCGGTGGACCCGCAGGCCGAGGAGAAGAAGTCGAAGACGCCGTGGTGGTGGTCGCGCGCCTGGTACGAGCACCAGAACATGCGGGACGAGCGCGTGGAGGCCTTCGCGTCGCTGGTCTGGGCCGGCGTGTACGACTACACCTACGTCGCGCGCGCCACGACACCCGGCGAGTTCGTGGTGCCTCCGCCCAAGGTCGAGGAGATGTACGATCCGGAGACCTTCGCCCGCGGCGCGGGGGATCGGCTGATCGTGGAGTGA
- the nuoH gene encoding NADH-quinone oxidoreductase subunit NuoH, with protein sequence MTITAWSIWFERKFAGRMQSRVGPTIVGPFGLLQPLADAVKLLQKEDIVPASADRPLFNLAPPLTVLFALATAAVIPFGPEVIAADLDIGVLWVLAMGGLTVFPVWIAGWASNNKYALLGGMRAVAQGVSYEIPLVLAALVPVTLAGSMSISDIVRYQEQHGWIIGWPPGPGLLAFGIFFLASLAEANRIPFDIPEAESELIAGVTTEYTGMKFGLFYLAEYLHTLIVSAVAAALFFGGWAGPFGIAPGLHWMVVKTLLLFFVVFWVRWTFLRFRADQLMTLCWKYLVPAGLVLVMFAAVWVHYKAGAVR encoded by the coding sequence ATGACCATCACGGCCTGGAGCATCTGGTTCGAGCGCAAGTTCGCGGGCCGCATGCAGAGCCGCGTGGGACCGACCATCGTGGGGCCCTTCGGCCTGCTCCAGCCGCTGGCCGACGCGGTGAAGCTCCTGCAAAAGGAGGACATCGTCCCGGCCTCGGCGGACCGGCCGCTGTTCAATCTGGCGCCGCCCTTGACCGTGCTGTTCGCGCTCGCCACCGCGGCGGTCATCCCCTTCGGGCCCGAGGTCATCGCCGCCGATCTCGACATCGGCGTGCTCTGGGTGCTGGCGATGGGCGGGCTCACGGTCTTCCCGGTCTGGATCGCCGGCTGGGCCAGCAACAACAAGTATGCGCTGCTCGGCGGCATGCGCGCGGTCGCGCAGGGAGTCTCCTACGAGATCCCGCTGGTGCTCGCCGCGCTCGTGCCGGTGACGCTGGCCGGCTCGATGAGCATCTCGGACATCGTGCGCTACCAGGAGCAGCACGGCTGGATCATCGGCTGGCCGCCGGGGCCCGGGCTCTTGGCCTTCGGGATCTTCTTCCTGGCGTCCCTGGCGGAGGCCAACCGCATCCCGTTCGACATCCCGGAGGCAGAGAGCGAGCTCATCGCCGGCGTCACCACCGAGTACACGGGAATGAAGTTCGGCCTGTTCTACCTGGCCGAGTACCTGCACACCTTGATCGTGAGCGCGGTGGCGGCGGCGCTGTTCTTCGGCGGCTGGGCCGGGCCGTTCGGGATCGCGCCGGGCCTGCACTGGATGGTGGTCAAGACGCTGCTGCTGTTCTTCGTGGTGTTCTGGGTGCGCTGGACGTTCCTGCGCTTCCGCGCCGATCAGCTGATGACCCTGTGCTGGAAGTACCTGGTCCCCGCCGGTCTCGTCCTGGTCATGTTCGCGGCGGTCTGGGTCCACTACAAAGCCGGAGCCGTGCGCTGA